A genomic window from Aquitalea aquatilis includes:
- a CDS encoding MarR family winged helix-turn-helix transcriptional regulator yields MSQSHQEVAELLGAVPKAWRALLDQRLRPYGFSQATWQVLLKLGRAGEPLLQNELAARVGIEPASLVRLLDVLQADGWIVRQQDEQDRRAKRICLTPKAQQLSGELLQVADALKAELLDGLDPQELQTCIKVLAQIRHAAEQAQETAA; encoded by the coding sequence ATGAGTCAGTCGCATCAGGAAGTGGCCGAGTTGCTGGGTGCGGTACCCAAGGCCTGGCGGGCGCTGCTGGACCAGCGGCTGCGGCCTTATGGTTTTTCCCAGGCCACCTGGCAGGTACTGCTCAAGCTGGGGCGGGCGGGCGAGCCCTTGCTGCAGAACGAGCTGGCGGCCCGTGTTGGCATCGAACCGGCCTCGCTGGTGCGATTGCTTGACGTGTTGCAGGCCGATGGCTGGATTGTCCGCCAGCAGGATGAGCAGGACCGTCGCGCCAAGCGGATTTGCCTGACGCCCAAGGCGCAGCAGCTGTCCGGTGAGCTGCTGCAGGTGGCTGATGCGCTCAAGGCCGAATTGCTGGATGGGCTGGACCCGCAGGAATTGCAAACCTGCATCAAGGTGCTGGCACAAATCCGCCATGCTGCCGAACAGGCACAGGAAACGGCTGCGTGA
- a CDS encoding substrate-binding periplasmic protein, with protein sequence MSSHFLRMALGLLLCLPPLVQAAGPDCSRSYTLALHEHGLLYNASSRSGIDKDVADELIRRSGCHVEISLLPRSRIWKLLETGNLDFSLSGITNDEREKFAAFAWYFADKYSLIVRKDAAVQNLADFQTRNDLKLGGILSFRYSDTINQLVDSLDHEGRLIGSYDYDALYQNLRQGRTQAIIIEPFDYSDLDKYQVSKLVRIMETNDQPTPHGLIMSRKTISPEQQERWREIINSMRRDGSMLKIFRKYFSRDEAQQMMNF encoded by the coding sequence ATGTCCTCTCATTTCCTGCGCATGGCCCTTGGCCTCCTGCTCTGCCTGCCGCCACTGGTGCAGGCCGCAGGCCCGGATTGCAGCCGCAGTTACACCCTGGCACTGCACGAGCACGGCTTGCTGTATAACGCCAGCAGCCGCAGCGGCATCGACAAGGACGTGGCCGACGAACTGATACGCCGCAGCGGCTGCCACGTGGAGATCAGCCTGCTGCCACGCTCACGCATCTGGAAACTGCTGGAAACCGGCAACCTGGACTTCAGCCTGTCCGGCATCACCAACGATGAACGAGAAAAGTTTGCAGCTTTTGCCTGGTATTTCGCCGACAAATACAGCCTGATCGTGCGCAAGGATGCCGCCGTGCAGAATCTGGCCGATTTTCAAACCCGCAACGACCTCAAACTGGGGGGGATTCTCAGCTTTCGCTACAGTGACACCATCAACCAGCTGGTAGACTCGCTCGATCATGAGGGGCGGCTGATCGGCAGCTACGACTACGATGCCCTGTACCAGAACCTGCGGCAGGGACGCACGCAGGCCATCATCATCGAGCCGTTTGATTATTCTGATCTGGACAAATACCAGGTGAGCAAGCTGGTGCGCATCATGGAAACCAACGACCAGCCCACCCCGCACGGGCTGATCATGTCGCGCAAGACCATTTCGCCGGAACAACAGGAACGCTGGCGCGAAATCATCAACAGCATGCGCCGCGATGGCAGCATGCTGAAGATATTCCGCAAGTATTTCAGCCGCGACGAAGCGCAGCAGATGATGAATTTCTGA
- the ugpQ gene encoding glycerophosphodiester phosphodiesterase, whose amino-acid sequence MSQLQLPSPWPYPAVVAHRGGGAMAPENTLAGFRAGIAYGYRAAECDVKLSADNVCFLLHDDTVDRTSNGHGLAAELDMASLAQLDAGAWKGAAFAGEALPTFANVAAYCQAQGMLLNVEIKPCPGREEETGRLVAQEAARLWAGAAVPPLLSSFSADALRAAQHAVPALPRAWLVEEVPANWQAMLQEMDCIALHCDHSTLTREQAIAIKAAGYQLLCYTVNEVARAREIMAWGVDSVCTDRLDLLAATK is encoded by the coding sequence ATGTCCCAGCTGCAGCTGCCAAGCCCCTGGCCTTATCCTGCCGTGGTGGCACACCGGGGAGGTGGGGCCATGGCCCCGGAAAATACCCTGGCCGGTTTTCGTGCTGGCATTGCCTATGGCTACCGTGCTGCCGAATGCGATGTGAAGCTGTCGGCGGACAATGTCTGCTTCCTGTTGCATGACGATACGGTCGACCGCACCAGCAATGGTCATGGCCTGGCTGCCGAGCTGGACATGGCCAGCCTGGCGCAGCTTGATGCCGGTGCATGGAAAGGTGCGGCTTTTGCCGGAGAGGCACTGCCCACGTTCGCCAATGTGGCAGCGTATTGTCAGGCGCAGGGCATGTTGCTGAACGTGGAAATCAAACCCTGCCCCGGGCGCGAGGAAGAAACCGGCCGGCTGGTTGCGCAGGAGGCCGCACGCTTGTGGGCTGGTGCAGCGGTGCCGCCGCTATTGTCATCGTTCAGCGCTGATGCCTTGCGCGCTGCGCAGCATGCGGTACCGGCTCTGCCACGCGCCTGGCTGGTGGAGGAGGTGCCGGCCAACTGGCAGGCCATGTTGCAGGAGATGGACTGCATCGCCCTGCATTGCGATCACAGCACCCTGACACGGGAGCAGGCCATCGCCATCAAGGCTGCCGGTTACCAGTTGCTGTGCTACACGGTGAACGAGGTGGCCCGTGCGCGTGAAATCATGGCCTGGGGCGTGGACAGCGTCTGTACCGACCGGCTGGACCTGCTGGCGGCCACCAAGTGA
- a CDS encoding cytochrome d ubiquinol oxidase subunit II, with translation MNAAYWLPVIFAGLMGLAMLVYVVLDGFDLGVGLLLPLADDAGKDRMVASIGPFWDANETWLVLGAGLLLVAFPMAHGVVFGALYVPVLLMLVGLILRGVAFDFRVKARDPHRPWWNAIFALGSLLAALAQGVMLGRYLTGFAEGVLPWLFALLVGAGLTAAYALLGACWLIMKTDGRLQAQAIGWARHSVAGAALAVLLVSGVTPLVNPAIAAKWFALPQLFLLLPLPLGTVALFALQLIILPRLARRQAVGNDRYCWLPFAATVGIVLLAFWGLAYSVFPQVVIGRMDIWQAASDPEALWIILWGALLVLPCIIAYTAFAYRVFWGKADSLSYQ, from the coding sequence ATGAACGCTGCGTACTGGCTGCCGGTGATCTTCGCCGGACTGATGGGCTTGGCCATGCTGGTTTATGTGGTGCTGGATGGCTTTGACCTGGGCGTGGGGCTGCTGCTGCCGCTGGCGGACGATGCCGGCAAGGACCGTATGGTGGCTAGCATCGGACCGTTCTGGGATGCCAACGAAACCTGGCTGGTGCTGGGAGCGGGCCTGTTGCTGGTGGCCTTCCCCATGGCGCATGGCGTGGTGTTTGGTGCGCTGTATGTGCCGGTACTGCTGATGCTGGTGGGCTTGATCCTGCGTGGGGTGGCTTTCGACTTTCGCGTCAAGGCGCGTGACCCGCACCGCCCATGGTGGAATGCCATCTTTGCCTTGGGCTCGCTGCTGGCGGCGCTGGCGCAGGGGGTAATGCTGGGGCGTTACCTGACCGGTTTTGCCGAGGGCGTGCTGCCCTGGCTGTTTGCCTTGCTGGTGGGTGCCGGGCTGACCGCGGCCTACGCCTTGCTGGGGGCATGCTGGCTGATCATGAAAACCGATGGCCGCTTGCAGGCTCAGGCCATAGGCTGGGCGCGCCATAGTGTGGCGGGCGCTGCCCTGGCGGTGTTGCTGGTGTCGGGGGTGACGCCGCTGGTGAATCCGGCGATTGCCGCCAAATGGTTTGCCCTGCCGCAGTTATTCCTGCTGCTGCCCTTGCCGCTGGGAACCGTCGCCTTGTTTGCCCTGCAGCTGATCATCCTGCCACGGCTGGCGCGCCGCCAGGCTGTTGGCAATGATCGCTACTGCTGGCTGCCCTTTGCGGCCACGGTGGGCATTGTGCTGCTGGCGTTCTGGGGGCTGGCCTATAGTGTGTTTCCGCAGGTGGTGATCGGGCGCATGGATATCTGGCAGGCCGCCAGCGATCCGGAGGCCTTGTGGATCATCCTGTGGGGTGCCTTGCTGGTGCTGCCTTGCATCATCGCTTATACCGCCTTTGCCTACCGGGTGTTCTGGGGCAAGGCTGATAGCCTGAGCTACCAGTAA
- a CDS encoding cytochrome ubiquinol oxidase subunit I, with translation MELDALALARSQFAANISFHILFPSINIALAWVLLFFKLRYLRTGRQAWMDAYGFWVKIFALSFALGVVSGVTMSFQFGTNWPGYMQTVGNIAGPLLAYEILTAFFLEAGFLGIMLFGRPRVSERVHTFATLLVAFGNSLSAFWIIALNSWMQTPAGFVMKDGRAHVTDWLQVIFNPSMPYRLSHMLLASGLTVAFLVAGLSAYRQLKADRSAGNAVALKTGVWLAALLIPLQILAGDAHGLNTMEHQPAKLAAIEGVWHTERGAPLLLFALPNAATQSNDYALGIPRLASLIIKHDPDGEIRGLNEFAQHPPVAKVFWSFRVMVGVGGLMLLTAWFSAWQLRRNKATAQLDRRLLCWLVGMTFAGWVATLAGWYVTEIGRQPWLVTGVLTTAQAAGQATTGMVAGSLLTYLALYAGLLLAYVSVLFHLAKKAAGHVAVTLKEVQA, from the coding sequence ATGGAACTGGATGCCCTGGCGCTGGCGCGTAGCCAGTTTGCCGCCAATATCAGCTTTCACATTCTGTTTCCCAGCATCAATATCGCGCTGGCCTGGGTGTTGTTGTTCTTCAAGCTGCGCTATCTGCGCACGGGGCGTCAGGCGTGGATGGATGCCTACGGCTTCTGGGTGAAGATCTTCGCGCTGTCCTTCGCGCTGGGCGTGGTCAGCGGCGTCACCATGAGCTTTCAGTTCGGCACCAACTGGCCGGGCTATATGCAGACGGTGGGCAATATCGCCGGCCCGCTGCTGGCTTATGAAATCCTGACCGCGTTTTTCCTGGAGGCGGGCTTTCTCGGCATCATGCTGTTTGGCCGGCCACGGGTGTCGGAACGGGTGCATACCTTTGCCACGCTGCTGGTGGCGTTTGGTAACAGCCTGTCGGCCTTCTGGATCATCGCGCTCAATTCCTGGATGCAAACCCCGGCCGGTTTCGTGATGAAGGATGGCCGCGCTCATGTGACCGACTGGCTGCAGGTGATCTTCAATCCGTCCATGCCTTACCGGCTGAGCCACATGCTGCTGGCCTCCGGCCTGACCGTGGCCTTTCTGGTGGCCGGGCTGTCGGCGTATCGCCAACTGAAGGCCGACCGCAGCGCGGGTAATGCTGTGGCACTGAAGACCGGTGTCTGGCTGGCGGCGCTATTGATTCCGCTGCAAATCCTGGCGGGGGACGCGCACGGCCTGAATACCATGGAGCACCAGCCGGCCAAGCTGGCTGCCATCGAAGGGGTGTGGCATACCGAGCGCGGCGCGCCCTTGCTGCTGTTTGCCCTGCCCAATGCCGCAACGCAGAGCAATGACTACGCGCTGGGTATTCCGCGTTTGGCCAGCCTGATCATCAAGCATGATCCGGACGGCGAAATCCGCGGGCTGAACGAATTTGCCCAGCACCCGCCGGTGGCCAAGGTGTTCTGGAGTTTTCGCGTGATGGTGGGCGTGGGTGGGCTGATGCTGCTGACTGCCTGGTTTAGCGCCTGGCAGCTGCGGCGGAACAAGGCCACGGCGCAGCTGGACCGGCGCCTGCTATGCTGGCTGGTGGGCATGACCTTTGCCGGCTGGGTGGCCACGCTGGCAGGCTGGTATGTCACCGAGATTGGCCGCCAGCCCTGGTTGGTGACCGGTGTGCTGACCACGGCGCAGGCGGCGGGGCAGGCCACTACCGGCATGGTGGCCGGCTCGCTGCTGACTTATCTCGCACTGTATGCCGGCCTGCTGCTGGCTTATGTCTCGGTGCTGTTCCATCTGGCAAAGAAAGCGGCCGGCCATGTGGCGGTGACGCTGAAGGAGGTGCAGGCATGA
- a CDS encoding GbsR/MarR family transcriptional regulator → MNATPLVQSFVSHFGEMGSRWGINRTVGQIYALLFVSEKPLNADEIAERLSFSRSNVSMGLKELESWRLVKLQHYPGDRREYFSTPDDVWAIFKTLAEERKKREVEPTLTMLRGAMMETAGSEADRHAQARMGEMYQLIELVTTWFSDIQHMDVETLQRLMKLGSQVQKVLQFTQSLSKLTSRDTERE, encoded by the coding sequence ATGAATGCCACCCCTTTAGTCCAGTCCTTTGTCTCGCATTTCGGCGAGATGGGCAGCCGCTGGGGCATCAATCGCACCGTCGGTCAGATTTATGCCCTGTTGTTTGTTTCCGAAAAGCCGCTCAATGCCGACGAGATCGCCGAGCGCCTGAGTTTTTCCCGTTCCAATGTCAGCATGGGTCTGAAAGAGTTGGAGTCGTGGCGGCTGGTGAAGCTGCAGCACTATCCGGGTGACCGGCGCGAATACTTCTCCACGCCGGATGATGTGTGGGCCATCTTCAAAACCCTGGCCGAGGAGCGCAAGAAGCGCGAAGTGGAACCCACCCTCACCATGTTGCGCGGGGCAATGATGGAGACTGCCGGCAGCGAGGCCGACCGCCATGCCCAGGCGCGCATGGGCGAGATGTACCAGTTGATCGAGCTGGTCACCACCTGGTTTTCCGACATCCAGCACATGGATGTGGAAACCCTGCAGCGGCTGATGAAACTGGGCTCGCAGGTACAGAAAGTGCTGCAGTTTACCCAGTCGCTGAGCAAGCTGACCAGCCGCGACACGGAGCGGGAGTAA
- the mutS gene encoding DNA mismatch repair protein MutS, whose protein sequence is MSTPQHTPMMVQYFSLKSQHADKLLFYRMGDFYELFYEDAEKAARLLDITLTTRGASGGNPIKMAGVPYHAAEGYLARLVKMGESVAIAEQIGDPALAKGPVERKVVRIVTPGTLTDAALLDDKRDNLVLAVNMYKGTLGLAWLSMASGEFKIMQTSVEEFASELERLKPAELVLPDDSGLNIFEQVNCPRKKLPPWQFDTESAQLALTRHFGTHDLAGFGADTLPVAVGAAGALLEYVKSTQSVNPAHISQLAVEDAGELIRMDAATRRNLELTETIRGEPSPTLASLLDTCATSMGSRLLRHWLHHPIRQHAKLQRRLESVRALLPLHQDVHGQLREVADIERITARIALRSARPRDLAALRDSLKALVGAKQLASSLDAPLLGELARLLPDNSPVESLLATSILPEPATFLRDGGVINHGLNADLDELRAIQTDCGDFLLALEAREKERTGITTLKVEFNRVHGFYIEVSRAQGDKVPDDYRRRQTLKNAERYITPELKEFEDKALSAQDRSLALEKQLYEQLLDQLAPHIPDLKLIAQAVAGLDVLAAFAERASSNNYVEPQFVSDTRLEIIAGRHPVVEAEVERFIANDTRLSDERKLLLITGPNMGGKSTYMRQNALITLLAHIGSFVPAERAIIGQIDRIFTRIGASDDLAGGRSTFMVEMTETANILNNASAQSLVLMDEVGRGTSTFDGLALAWAIAKALIEKSRAYTLFATHYFELTTLADQYPAVANVHLSAVEHKDRIVFMHHVDEGPASQSYGLAVAQLAGVPPKVIREARRYLVELENQSAARVQPDLFSAPPALADTVESEPNPALDMLQDINPDELTPRQALDFLYQVKKVLN, encoded by the coding sequence ATGAGCACGCCCCAGCACACTCCGATGATGGTCCAGTATTTTTCCCTGAAAAGTCAGCATGCCGACAAGCTGCTGTTCTACCGCATGGGCGATTTTTACGAGCTGTTCTACGAGGATGCAGAAAAGGCGGCGCGCCTGCTGGACATCACGCTGACCACACGCGGGGCCAGCGGCGGCAACCCGATCAAGATGGCCGGAGTGCCTTACCATGCGGCCGAAGGCTACCTGGCGCGGCTGGTGAAAATGGGCGAGTCGGTAGCCATTGCCGAGCAGATCGGCGACCCGGCGCTGGCCAAGGGTCCGGTGGAACGCAAGGTGGTACGCATCGTCACCCCCGGCACCCTCACCGACGCTGCCCTGCTGGACGACAAGCGCGACAATCTGGTGCTGGCGGTAAACATGTACAAGGGCACGCTGGGCCTGGCCTGGCTGTCGATGGCCAGTGGTGAATTCAAGATCATGCAAACCAGCGTGGAAGAATTCGCCAGCGAACTGGAACGGTTGAAACCAGCCGAGCTGGTGCTGCCGGACGACAGCGGCCTCAATATCTTCGAGCAGGTCAATTGCCCACGCAAAAAGCTGCCGCCCTGGCAGTTCGACACCGAATCCGCCCAACTGGCGCTGACCCGCCACTTTGGCACGCACGATCTGGCCGGTTTCGGCGCGGACACCCTGCCAGTGGCGGTGGGTGCAGCCGGTGCGCTGCTGGAATACGTCAAATCCACCCAGAGCGTGAATCCGGCACATATTTCCCAGTTGGCGGTGGAAGATGCCGGCGAGCTGATCCGCATGGATGCCGCCACCCGCCGCAATCTGGAACTCACCGAAACCATACGCGGCGAACCCTCGCCCACGCTGGCCTCCTTGCTCGACACCTGCGCCACCAGCATGGGTAGCCGTCTGCTGCGTCACTGGCTGCACCACCCCATCCGCCAGCATGCCAAGCTGCAACGGCGGTTGGAATCGGTGCGCGCCCTGCTGCCGCTGCATCAGGATGTGCACGGCCAGCTGCGCGAAGTAGCCGACATCGAACGCATCACCGCCCGCATCGCCCTGCGCAGCGCCCGCCCGCGCGATCTGGCGGCGCTGCGCGATTCGCTCAAGGCCCTGGTGGGTGCCAAGCAGCTGGCTAGCAGCCTGGATGCCCCGCTACTGGGCGAACTGGCGCGGCTGCTGCCGGATAATTCGCCGGTGGAAAGCCTGCTGGCAACCAGCATCCTGCCAGAACCGGCCACCTTTCTGCGCGATGGCGGGGTCATCAATCATGGCCTGAATGCGGATCTGGACGAACTGCGTGCCATCCAGACCGACTGCGGCGATTTCCTGCTGGCACTGGAAGCCCGCGAAAAGGAACGCACCGGCATCACCACCCTCAAGGTGGAATTCAACCGCGTGCACGGCTTCTATATCGAAGTCTCGCGAGCACAAGGCGACAAGGTGCCGGACGACTACCGCCGCCGCCAGACCCTGAAAAATGCCGAACGCTACATCACGCCGGAACTGAAAGAATTCGAAGACAAGGCCCTGTCGGCACAGGACCGCTCGCTGGCACTGGAAAAACAGCTGTACGAACAATTGCTGGACCAGCTGGCACCGCATATTCCCGACCTCAAGCTGATCGCCCAGGCCGTTGCCGGGCTGGACGTGCTGGCCGCCTTTGCCGAGCGCGCCAGCAGCAATAACTATGTCGAGCCGCAATTTGTCAGCGACACCCGACTGGAAATCATCGCGGGACGTCACCCTGTGGTGGAAGCCGAAGTGGAACGCTTCATCGCCAACGACACCCGCCTCAGCGACGAGCGCAAGCTGTTGCTGATCACCGGCCCGAACATGGGTGGTAAATCCACCTATATGCGCCAGAACGCGCTGATCACCCTGCTGGCCCACATCGGCAGCTTCGTGCCGGCAGAGCGCGCCATCATCGGCCAGATCGACCGCATCTTCACCCGCATCGGCGCCTCGGATGACCTGGCTGGCGGCCGCTCCACCTTCATGGTGGAGATGACCGAAACGGCGAATATCTTAAACAATGCCAGCGCGCAGTCGCTGGTGCTGATGGATGAAGTCGGCCGGGGTACTTCCACCTTCGACGGCCTGGCCCTGGCCTGGGCCATCGCCAAGGCACTGATCGAGAAAAGCCGCGCCTACACCCTGTTCGCCACCCACTATTTCGAGCTCACCACCCTGGCTGATCAATACCCGGCCGTCGCCAATGTGCACCTGTCTGCCGTCGAGCACAAAGACCGCATCGTCTTCATGCATCATGTGGACGAAGGCCCGGCCAGCCAGAGTTACGGCCTGGCGGTGGCCCAGTTGGCCGGGGTGCCGCCCAAGGTCATCCGCGAGGCCAGACGCTATCTGGTCGAGCTGGAAAACCAGTCGGCAGCCCGGGTCCAGCCCGACCTGTTCAGCGCACCACCGGCCCTGGCAGACACCGTGGAAAGCGAGCCGAATCCGGCGCTGGACATGCTGCAAGACATCAACCCGGACGAGCTGACCCCGCGCCAGGCACTCGACTTTCTCTATCAAGTGAAAAAAGTGCTGAATTGA
- the aceK gene encoding bifunctional isocitrate dehydrogenase kinase/phosphatase gives MQIPEYYNPVARDIAQALIDGFDKHYRLFRDCNRQAKALFERGDWQGVQQAIRDRIQFYDERVVETVARLHGEFHADLLDDEIWQQAKLYFIGLLTNHKQPELAETFFNSVFTRMLHRDYFNNDFIFIRPAISTEYIESDPPSYRSYYPASSSLRRVMRQIIADMGWNRPFVRLRRDLALVLQYANDFFAGAWPHAEANLQIQVLSSPFYRNKTAYIFGKVINGGLSYPFAIPILHDAGGGLYLDTVLLEPWRIGVLFSFSRAYFLVDMEVPSGYVQFLRGMLPGKTKAELYTMLGLQKQGKNTFYRDFMQHLQHSNDQFIIAPGIRGLVMLVFTLPSYPYVFKLIKDVFGGPKEIDRDTVKQKYRLVKRHDRVGRMSDTLEFSNVAFPRQRFTAELLEELRSLAPSMMEEGEDSIIIRHLYIERRMKPLNIYLMNCDEQEKERVIRDYGLAIKELAAANIFPGDMLFKNFGVTRYGRVIFYDYDEIEYLTDCHFRQIPEAPNPEMEMSGEVWYPVARNDVFPEEFATFLLGDPLVRKTFLHYHRDLLTPAFWQQRQQRIRDGYMEDFYPYPEEMRFVHALARRQARPPRRAAGQN, from the coding sequence ATGCAGATTCCCGAGTATTACAATCCGGTAGCGCGTGATATCGCTCAGGCTCTGATCGATGGTTTTGACAAGCACTACCGCCTGTTTCGCGACTGCAACCGCCAGGCCAAGGCCTTGTTCGAGCGCGGCGACTGGCAGGGTGTGCAGCAGGCCATTCGTGATCGCATCCAGTTTTACGATGAGCGGGTGGTGGAAACAGTCGCGCGCCTGCACGGGGAGTTTCATGCCGATCTGCTGGACGATGAAATATGGCAGCAGGCCAAGCTGTATTTCATCGGCCTGCTGACCAATCACAAGCAGCCGGAACTGGCGGAGACCTTTTTCAACTCGGTGTTCACCCGCATGCTGCACCGGGATTATTTCAACAACGATTTCATCTTCATCCGCCCGGCCATTTCCACTGAATATATCGAGTCCGACCCGCCGTCCTATCGCAGTTACTATCCGGCCAGCAGCAGCTTGCGCCGGGTGATGCGGCAGATCATTGCCGACATGGGCTGGAACCGCCCCTTTGTCCGTCTGCGCCGCGATCTGGCGCTGGTCTTGCAGTATGCCAATGACTTCTTTGCCGGAGCCTGGCCACATGCCGAGGCCAATCTGCAGATACAGGTGTTGTCCTCACCCTTTTATCGCAACAAGACCGCCTATATTTTTGGCAAGGTGATCAATGGCGGGCTGAGCTATCCCTTTGCCATCCCGATATTGCACGACGCGGGCGGCGGCCTGTATCTGGATACCGTATTGCTGGAGCCATGGCGTATCGGCGTGCTGTTTTCCTTCAGCCGCGCCTACTTTCTGGTGGATATGGAAGTCCCCTCCGGCTATGTGCAGTTTCTGCGCGGCATGCTGCCGGGCAAGACCAAGGCCGAGCTTTACACCATGCTGGGTTTGCAGAAGCAGGGCAAGAACACCTTCTACCGCGATTTCATGCAGCATCTGCAGCATTCCAATGACCAGTTCATCATTGCCCCCGGTATCCGCGGGCTGGTGATGCTGGTGTTCACGCTGCCGTCCTATCCCTATGTGTTCAAGCTGATCAAGGACGTGTTTGGCGGCCCCAAGGAAATAGACCGCGACACGGTGAAGCAGAAATACCGGCTGGTGAAGCGGCACGACCGGGTAGGGCGCATGTCGGACACGCTGGAGTTCTCCAATGTCGCCTTTCCACGCCAGCGCTTTACCGCCGAACTGCTCGAAGAGCTGCGCAGCCTGGCGCCGTCGATGATGGAGGAGGGGGAGGACAGCATTATCATCCGCCACCTGTATATCGAGCGGCGCATGAAGCCGCTGAACATCTATCTGATGAACTGCGATGAGCAGGAAAAAGAGCGGGTGATCCGTGATTACGGCCTGGCCATCAAGGAGCTGGCTGCCGCCAATATCTTCCCCGGAGACATGTTGTTCAAGAACTTCGGTGTCACCCGTTACGGCCGGGTAATCTTCTATGACTACGATGAAATCGAATACCTGACCGATTGCCATTTTCGCCAGATACCGGAAGCGCCCAACCCGGAAATGGAGATGTCCGGCGAGGTCTGGTACCCGGTGGCGCGCAACGATGTCTTCCCCGAGGAGTTCGCCACCTTTCTGCTGGGCGACCCGCTGGTGCGCAAGACCTTTCTGCATTATCACCGCGACTTGCTGACGCCGGCATTCTGGCAGCAACGCCAGCAGCGCATCCGCGATGGTTATATGGAGGATTTCTATCCCTACCCGGAAGAAATGCGCTTTGTCCACGCGCTGGCACGGCGGCAGGCGCGACCTCCCCGGCGGGCTGCCGGGCAAAACTGA
- a CDS encoding pseudouridine synthase: MSQLILFNKPYGVICQFSQHERHPTLKDHIALPGVYPAGRLDTDSEGLLLLTGEGALQHRISDPRWKLPKTYWVQVEGQVSEAQLEALRAGVDLGDFVTRPAQARQIEPPALWERKPPVRFRKTVPDCWLEIIISEGKNRQVRRMTAKVGLPTLRLVRAAIGPWQLDGLQPGELRSISVNLEDLPALSHAERLGQGSAAPARKSTAAGSKAGPQPSFRFARRNKP, from the coding sequence ATGTCCCAGCTCATCCTGTTCAACAAGCCTTATGGTGTTATCTGCCAGTTTTCCCAGCACGAGCGGCATCCCACGCTGAAAGACCATATCGCGCTTCCCGGTGTCTACCCGGCTGGCCGGCTGGATACCGATAGCGAAGGTTTGCTGCTGCTGACCGGCGAAGGCGCCTTGCAGCACCGTATCAGCGACCCGCGCTGGAAACTGCCCAAGACCTATTGGGTGCAAGTGGAGGGACAGGTGAGCGAGGCACAGCTGGAGGCATTGCGCGCGGGGGTTGATCTGGGCGATTTTGTCACCCGGCCGGCACAGGCGCGGCAGATCGAGCCGCCGGCGCTGTGGGAACGCAAGCCGCCGGTACGTTTTCGCAAGACGGTGCCGGACTGCTGGCTGGAAATCATCATCAGTGAAGGCAAGAATCGCCAGGTGCGCCGCATGACGGCCAAGGTGGGGCTGCCCACGTTGCGCCTGGTGCGGGCGGCGATTGGCCCCTGGCAGCTGGATGGGCTGCAACCGGGGGAGCTGCGCAGCATCAGTGTGAATCTTGAAGATTTGCCGGCGCTGTCGCATGCTGAACGTCTGGGGCAGGGCAGCGCTGCCCCCGCCCGCAAGAGCACAGCCGCAGGCAGCAAGGCGGGGCCGCAGCCCTCATTCCGCTTTGCCCGCAGAAACAAGCCATGA